The Prunus persica cultivar Lovell chromosome G7, Prunus_persica_NCBIv2, whole genome shotgun sequence genome has a segment encoding these proteins:
- the LOC18771193 gene encoding protein ROS1 isoform X2 has product MDMGGQGEDALQDQGSSCNWMPTTPYRPILPKPQPEILMASETLRFGVEETEENRVLINFGTLDREKESRFVYHGAGTGACTSAESHFDHMAPWKGIPCQELLALANVAAGNPLLQEDGNGDGCAVLGEIQHEFSFADQRPPCDLNFPPATTYGQFAPITPDKSTRVDREPMSQTPNPNADDGRGQEIEEQWDANSATINIHELDNNKDLAKASPDSLHATLSIELQETDNSDKGVNNIIDLNKTPQLKQRRRKHRPKVIREGKPKRTPKPPGSKENPRVKRKYVRKNALNENKTPPLSTEFRERTDSNKLKSTKRSCRRALNFEIEEPGDGSSSCRSLNMDLQSHELNSCSNGVELVADNTQVGIAHDLVSSTNQILKDYLSLPEQPPSTAPSTRNSSIQYTDSQKEDTTKGRGQMSTDIGEVNNAQIMLNCDTQSSQQSPREEQAKGTKRRYSNAATQADPRARNLIGANYNNFQAYYNLMSWVHFPYIYKKKRTDKAHNSTIPSTSYRVNMAENVWRPSTSSCLTSGPQFNASNVSPTLREAGKIPQDKLQAFENILPLYHTERSTKRRSRGPTKVRDLASLTRTPEHILHRAYLTKQPPSDCNGQRVNHYDRNQTCIDALVTDVGATLAKKKRTKRHPLSTSQRSLVIYKNQPFFATASGVPPEVTFEQLLSAITEHFKCLDIHRESSRFSYQGFNVISSCKTQNQEPNALVLYRRDGTVVPFDGSFDPTKKRRARPKVDLDQETDRVWKLLMDNINSEGIDGTDEEKARWWEEERRVFHGRADSFIARMHLVQGDRRFSPWKGSVVDSVVGVFLTQNVSDHLSSSAFMSLAAHFPLKSRRNEDACHEEVGSLVVDEPAVCISENSNQPACDCSSITFHDNEHSEKNVNGNENSGSTTEGVISTTESECKLLYSSEPGLVNRSTTKITRTVSHCSLEEDMRTTYDVASSQNSVDSSTSQTVEKAGSCESNSETEDPPNRCEKSSLDHSTSFVELLQKAESTRVHQVYSLKSSYMSSHLTSNCEGYQPTCMQHTDQRHNINRQAASLAECFDLFREITEFSNTLKNKYEDSLSERSAVTAESASQDTVHNEMRVNVQEAPSCSRKPCNNIQEQNNKMHQSCLNTSGETIDVLQKVAESDLNEQGHSINKEVSKTKAATSKTKSTRAGKEKKDQLDWDKLRKQAESNGRKREKTANTMDSLDWEAVRCADVSEIAQTIKERGMNNMLAERIKDFLNRLVREHGSVDLEWLRDVPPDQAKEFLLSFRGLGLKSVECVRLLTLHHLAFPVDTNVGRIAVRLGWVPLQPLPESLQLHLLELYPVLESIQKYLWPRLCKLDQRTLYELHYQMITFGKVFCTKSKPNCNACPMRGECRHFASAFASARLALPGPEEKSIVSATEARTTYTNPTEMNNRMPLPLPQATKQLDGYQQLEASQESEAKSEFGRCEPIIEEPATPEPDCTQIVEDIEDFYDDPDEIPTIKLNMEEFTQNLQNYMQENMELQDGEMSKALVSLTPEAASIPTPKLKNVSRLRTEHQVYELPDTHPLLELLQLDKREPDDPCNYLLAIWTPGETPNSIQPPEKRCSSQELGKLCDDKECFSCNSEREANSQTVRGTLLIPCRTAMRGSFPLNGTYFQVNEVFADHDSSLNPLDVPRSWLWKLNRRTVYFGTSIPTIFKGLSTPEIQQCFWRGFVCVRGFDQKTRGPRPLMARLHFPASKLSRTKDKRDE; this is encoded by the exons ATGGATATGGGTGGGCAGGGGGAAGATGCCTTACAAGATCAAGGCTCTTCTTGCAATTGGATGCCAACAACTCCTTATAGGCCTATTCTGCCAAAACCACAGCCGGAAATTTTGATGGCCTCAGAGACATTGAGATTTGGTGTAGAAGAAACTGAAGAGAACAGAGTACTTATAAACTTCGGCACGCTGGATCGCGAGAAAGAGAGTAGATTTGTTTACCATGGAGCTGGAACTGGAGCTTGTACTTCAGCAGAGTCTCACTTTGACCATATGGCTCCGTGGAAAGGAATTCCTTGTCAAGAGCTCCTCGCCCTCGCAAATGTCGCTGCTGGGAACCCCTTGCTGCAAGAGGATGGGAATGGTGATGGTTGTGCAGTGCTGGGAGAAATTCAGC ATGAATTCTCTTTTGCTGACCAACGTCCTCCGTGTGATCTGAACTTTCCACCTGCGACTACATATGGCCAATTTGCACCCATAACACCAGATAAGTCCACGAGAGTAGACAGAGAACCAATGTCTCAAACACCAAACCCCAATGCAGATGATGGAAGAGGCCAGGAAATAGAGGAGCAATGGGATGCAAATTCTGCAACAATCAACATCCATGAGCTGGATAACAACAAAGATCTAGCAAAAGCTTCTCCTGATTCACTGCATGCTACTCTTTCCATAGAGCTCCAGGAGACTGACAACTCTGACAAGGGAGTAAACAACATTATTGACTTGAACAAGACACCACAACTAAAACAAAGAAGGAGAAAGCACAGGCCCAAGGTAATTAGAGAAGGCAAGCCAAAAAGAACCCCAAAGCCTCCTGGTTCTAAGGAAAATCCAAGGGTCAAAAGAAAGTATGTGCGGAAGAATGCACTCAACGAAAATAAAACTCCTCCACTATCAACGGAATTTAGGGAGCGTACTGATTCAAATAAACTGAAGTCTACGAAAAGATCGTGCAGAAGGGCCTTAAACTTTGAAATAGAAGAACCAGGAGATGGAAGTTCCTCATGCAGGTCTTTGAATATGGATTTACAATCACATGAGCTGAATTCTTGCAGCAATGGAGTTGAATTGGTAGCAGATAACACCCAAGTAGGCATAGCCCATGATCTAGTCAGTTCTACAAATCAAATCCTGAAAGATTATTTGTCACTGCCTGAACAACCCCCAAGCACAGCACCTTCCACCAGAAATAGTTCCATACAATATACAGATTCCCAAAAGGAGGATACCACAAAAGGAAGAGGACAAATGAGCACTGATATTGGAGAGGTAAACAATGCACAAATCATGTTGAATTGTGACACTCAATCATCCCAACAAAGTCCACGTGAAGAACAAGCAAAGGGAACCAAGAGAAGATATTCTAATGCTGCTACACAAGCAGATCCAAGGGCCAGAAATTTAATTGGGGCTAACTATAATAATTTTCAGGCATACTACAATCTGATGTCGTGGGTGCATTTTCCGTACATatacaagaagaagaggacTGACAAGGCACACAATTCTACCATACCAAGCACCTCTTATCGTGTGAATATGGCAGAAAACGTTTGGAGACCATCAACATCTAGCTGCTTAACTTCTGGTCCTCAATTTAATGCTAGTAATGTTTCGCCTACACTTAGAGAAGCAGGGAAAATCCCTCAAGATAAACTGCAAGCTTTTGAGAATATTCTACCTTTGTATCATACTGAGAGGTCAACAAAGAGAAGATCTAGAGGTCCTACAAAGGTTCGTGACTTGGCTTCACTGACTAGGACACCAGAGCACATTTTGCACAGAGCCTATCTCACCAAACAACCACCAAGTGATTGTAATGGGCAAAGAGTTAATCACTATGACAGAAATCAGACATGCATTGATGCCCTAGTCACAGACGTGGGTGCAACACttgcaaaaaagaagaggacaAAGAGGCATCCACTTTCCACTTCGCAACGAAGTCTTGTAATATATAAGAACCAACCATTTTTCGCCACAGCATCAG GTGTTCCTCCAGAAGTAACATTTGAACAACTGCTTTCTGCTATCACTGAGCACTTCAAATGTTTGGACATACATAGAGAAAGTAGCAGATTTTCCTATCAAGGGTTTAATGTCATCTCTTCCTGTAAGACACAAAATCAAGAGCCCAACGCACTGGTTCTTTATAGAAGAGATGGCACTGTTGTACCATTTGACGGTTCTTTTGATCCAACTAAGAAACGTCGAGCACGACCTAAAGTTGACCTTGATCAAGAGACTGATAGAGTATGGAAGCTTTTGATGGATAATATAAATAGTGAAGGTATTGACGGAACAGATGAAGAGAAAGCAAGATGGTGGGAAGAAGAGCGTAGAGTGTTCCATGGACGTGCAGACTCTTTCATCGCACGAATGCATCTTGTGCAAG GGGATAGACGCTTCTCTCCATGGAAGGGTTCAGTTGTGGATTCAGTGGTTGGAGTTTTCCTTACTCAAAATGTCTCAGATCATCTGTCTAG CTCTGCATTCATGTCACTCGCTGCACATTTTCCCCTGAAGTCAAGGAGGAATGAAGATGCATGCCATGAAGAGGTTGGAAGCTTAGTAGTAGATGAACCAGCAGTCTGCATTAGTGAGAATTCAAACCAGCCAGCTTGTGACTGCAGTTCCATAACATTCCATGATAATGAGCATAGTGAAAAAAATGTTAACGGAAATGAGAACTCTGGAAGCACTACTGAGGGAGTTATCTCAACAACTGAATCAGAATGCAAGCTATTATATTCATCTGAACCTGGTCTAGTGAACAGGTCAACAACCAAGATCACAAGAACAGTATCTCATTGTTCCTTAGAGGAGGATATGAGAACAACATACGATGTAGCTTCATCTCAAAATTCTGTGGATTCTTCAACTTCTCAGACTGTGGAAAAGGCTGGATCATGCGAGAGCAACTCAGAAACAGAGGATCCACCTAATAGATGTGAAAAGAGCAGCTTGGATCACTCCACTTCGTTTGTAGAGCTTTTACAGAAGGCCGAATCAACTAGGGTGCATCAAGTTTACAGTCTCAAGAGCAGCTACATGTCATCTCATCTCACTTCAAACTGTGAAGGTTACCAACCTACATGTATGCAGCATACTGACCAAAGACATAATATAAACCGACAAGCAGCATCCCTAGCTGAGTGCTTTGATTTGTTCAGAGAAATAACCGAATTTTCTAAtactttaaaaaacaaatatgaagaCAGCCTTAGCGAAAGGAGTGCAGTAACAGCAGAATCTGCCAGTCAAGATACAGTACATAACGAGATGAGAGTGAATGTTCAAGAAGCACCAAGCTGTTCTAGAAAACCGTGCAATAACATTCAG GAGCAAAACAATAAGATGCATCAAAGTTGCTTGAACACTTCTGGAGAGACCATAGATGTTCTGCAGAAAGTAGCAGAGTCAGATTTAAATGAGCAGGGTCATTCAATAAACAAGGAGGTCAGTAAGACGAAAGCTGCTACCTCAAAAACAAAGAGCACAAGAgctggaaaagagaaaaaagatcaGCTTGATTGGGacaaattaagaaaacaaGCAGAATCAAATGGaaggaaaagggaaaaaacagCAAACACAATGGATTCCTTGGATTGGGAAGCTGTAAGATGTGCAGATGTTAGTGAGATTGCCCAAACCATCAAAGAGCGAGGGATGAATAATATGCTTGCAGAAAGAATCAAG GATTTCCTTAACCGACTGGTTAGAGAACACGGTAGTGTTGATCTTGAATGGTTGAGGGATGTTCCACCTGACCAAGCAAA AGAGTTTCTGCTGAGCTTTCGTGGACTGGGGCTCAAAAGTGTGGAGTGTGTGCGGCTTTTGACACTGCACCATCTTGCTTTTCCG GTGGACACAAATGTTGGACGTATAGCTGTGCGGCTTGGATGGGTACCCCTACAGCCATTGCCTGAGTCACTGCAATTGCATCTTCTCGAACT GTACCCAGTGCTGGAATCCATTCAAAAATATTTGTGGCCACGACTGTGCAAGCTTGACCAAAGAACATT GTATGAGCTGCATTACCAGATGATAACATTTGGAAAG GTCTTCTGCACAAAAAGCAAACCAAATTGCAATGCATGTCCAATGAGAGGAGAATGTAGGCATTTTGCAAGTGCATTTGCGAG TGCAAGGCTTGCTCTTCCAGGGCCAGAGGAGAAAAGCATAGTGAGTGCAACTGAAGCCAGAACTACCTATACAAACCCTACTGAGATGAACAATAGAATGCCCTTGCCTCTTCCTCAGGCAACAAAACAGTTGGATGGATACCAGCAATTGGAAGCAAGCCAAGAATCAGAAGCAAAATCTGAATTTGGTAGATGTGAACCTATCATTGAAGAACCAGCAACACCAGAGCCAGACTGCACACAGATAGTAGAGGACATTGAAGACTTCTATGATGATCCTGACGAAATCCCTACAATTAAACTTAACATGGAAGAGTTCACTCAGAATTTACAAAACTATATGCAAGAAAACATGGAACTCCAAGACGGTGAAATGTCAAAAGCTTTAGTTTCTCTCACACCAGAAGCTGCATCTATTCCAACACCCAAGCTAAAGAATGTGAGCCGACTACGAACTGAACACCAAGT CTATGAACTTCCCGACACACACCCTCTTCTAGAACTG TTGCAGTTGGATAAGCGAGAACCAGATGATCCCTGCAATTACTTGTTGGCTATTTGGACACCAG GTGAAACTCCAAATTCCATTCAACCGCCAGAGAAGAGGTGTAGTTCTCaagaacttggaaaattgtgTGACGATAAGGAATGTTTCTCATGCAACAGTGAACGGGAAGCAAATTCACAAACAGTCCGAGGAACTCTCTTG ATACCATGTCGGACAGCAATGAGAGGGAGCTTTCCACTTAATGGCACATACTTTCAAGTTAACGAG GTATTTGCTGACCATGATTCGAGCCTTAACCCGCTTGATGTTCCAAGATCTTGGTTGTGGAAGCTAAATCGGAGAACGGTGTACTTCGGAACCTCTATACCAACGATATTTAAAG GGTTATCAACACCAGAAATTCAGCAATGCTTTTGGAGAG
- the LOC18771193 gene encoding protein ROS1 isoform X1 yields MDMGGQGEDALQDQGSSCNWMPTTPYRPILPKPQPEILMASETLRFGVEETEENRVLINFGTLDREKESRFVYHGAGTGACTSAESHFDHMAPWKGIPCQELLALANVAAGNPLLQEDGNGDGCAVLGEIQHEFSFADQRPPCDLNFPPATTYGQFAPITPDKSTRVDREPMSQTPNPNADDGRGQEIEEQWDANSATINIHELDNNKDLAKASPDSLHATLSIELQETDNSDKGVNNIIDLNKTPQLKQRRRKHRPKVIREGKPKRTPKPPGSKENPRVKRKYVRKNALNENKTPPLSTEFRERTDSNKLKSTKRSCRRALNFEIEEPGDGSSSCRSLNMDLQSHELNSCSNGVELVADNTQVGIAHDLVSSTNQILKDYLSLPEQPPSTAPSTRNSSIQYTDSQKEDTTKGRGQMSTDIGEVNNAQIMLNCDTQSSQQSPREEQAKGTKRRYSNAATQADPRARNLIGANYNNFQAYYNLMSWVHFPYIYKKKRTDKAHNSTIPSTSYRVNMAENVWRPSTSSCLTSGPQFNASNVSPTLREAGKIPQDKLQAFENILPLYHTERSTKRRSRGPTKVRDLASLTRTPEHILHRAYLTKQPPSDCNGQRVNHYDRNQTCIDALVTDVGATLAKKKRTKRHPLSTSQRSLVIYKNQPFFATASGVPPEVTFEQLLSAITEHFKCLDIHRESSRFSYQGFNVISSCKTQNQEPNALVLYRRDGTVVPFDGSFDPTKKRRARPKVDLDQETDRVWKLLMDNINSEGIDGTDEEKARWWEEERRVFHGRADSFIARMHLVQGDRRFSPWKGSVVDSVVGVFLTQNVSDHLSSSAFMSLAAHFPLKSRRNEDACHEEVGSLVVDEPAVCISENSNQPACDCSSITFHDNEHSEKNVNGNENSGSTTEGVISTTESECKLLYSSEPGLVNRSTTKITRTVSHCSLEEDMRTTYDVASSQNSVDSSTSQTVEKAGSCESNSETEDPPNRCEKSSLDHSTSFVELLQKAESTRVHQVYSLKSSYMSSHLTSNCEGYQPTCMQHTDQRHNINRQAASLAECFDLFREITEFSNTLKNKYEDSLSERSAVTAESASQDTVHNEMRVNVQEAPSCSRKPCNNIQVGNNMAQSQIGVVGNSNNVEIFAQEQNNKMHQSCLNTSGETIDVLQKVAESDLNEQGHSINKEVSKTKAATSKTKSTRAGKEKKDQLDWDKLRKQAESNGRKREKTANTMDSLDWEAVRCADVSEIAQTIKERGMNNMLAERIKDFLNRLVREHGSVDLEWLRDVPPDQAKEFLLSFRGLGLKSVECVRLLTLHHLAFPVDTNVGRIAVRLGWVPLQPLPESLQLHLLELYPVLESIQKYLWPRLCKLDQRTLYELHYQMITFGKVFCTKSKPNCNACPMRGECRHFASAFASARLALPGPEEKSIVSATEARTTYTNPTEMNNRMPLPLPQATKQLDGYQQLEASQESEAKSEFGRCEPIIEEPATPEPDCTQIVEDIEDFYDDPDEIPTIKLNMEEFTQNLQNYMQENMELQDGEMSKALVSLTPEAASIPTPKLKNVSRLRTEHQVYELPDTHPLLELLQLDKREPDDPCNYLLAIWTPGETPNSIQPPEKRCSSQELGKLCDDKECFSCNSEREANSQTVRGTLLIPCRTAMRGSFPLNGTYFQVNEVFADHDSSLNPLDVPRSWLWKLNRRTVYFGTSIPTIFKGLSTPEIQQCFWRGFVCVRGFDQKTRGPRPLMARLHFPASKLSRTKDKRDE; encoded by the exons ATGGATATGGGTGGGCAGGGGGAAGATGCCTTACAAGATCAAGGCTCTTCTTGCAATTGGATGCCAACAACTCCTTATAGGCCTATTCTGCCAAAACCACAGCCGGAAATTTTGATGGCCTCAGAGACATTGAGATTTGGTGTAGAAGAAACTGAAGAGAACAGAGTACTTATAAACTTCGGCACGCTGGATCGCGAGAAAGAGAGTAGATTTGTTTACCATGGAGCTGGAACTGGAGCTTGTACTTCAGCAGAGTCTCACTTTGACCATATGGCTCCGTGGAAAGGAATTCCTTGTCAAGAGCTCCTCGCCCTCGCAAATGTCGCTGCTGGGAACCCCTTGCTGCAAGAGGATGGGAATGGTGATGGTTGTGCAGTGCTGGGAGAAATTCAGC ATGAATTCTCTTTTGCTGACCAACGTCCTCCGTGTGATCTGAACTTTCCACCTGCGACTACATATGGCCAATTTGCACCCATAACACCAGATAAGTCCACGAGAGTAGACAGAGAACCAATGTCTCAAACACCAAACCCCAATGCAGATGATGGAAGAGGCCAGGAAATAGAGGAGCAATGGGATGCAAATTCTGCAACAATCAACATCCATGAGCTGGATAACAACAAAGATCTAGCAAAAGCTTCTCCTGATTCACTGCATGCTACTCTTTCCATAGAGCTCCAGGAGACTGACAACTCTGACAAGGGAGTAAACAACATTATTGACTTGAACAAGACACCACAACTAAAACAAAGAAGGAGAAAGCACAGGCCCAAGGTAATTAGAGAAGGCAAGCCAAAAAGAACCCCAAAGCCTCCTGGTTCTAAGGAAAATCCAAGGGTCAAAAGAAAGTATGTGCGGAAGAATGCACTCAACGAAAATAAAACTCCTCCACTATCAACGGAATTTAGGGAGCGTACTGATTCAAATAAACTGAAGTCTACGAAAAGATCGTGCAGAAGGGCCTTAAACTTTGAAATAGAAGAACCAGGAGATGGAAGTTCCTCATGCAGGTCTTTGAATATGGATTTACAATCACATGAGCTGAATTCTTGCAGCAATGGAGTTGAATTGGTAGCAGATAACACCCAAGTAGGCATAGCCCATGATCTAGTCAGTTCTACAAATCAAATCCTGAAAGATTATTTGTCACTGCCTGAACAACCCCCAAGCACAGCACCTTCCACCAGAAATAGTTCCATACAATATACAGATTCCCAAAAGGAGGATACCACAAAAGGAAGAGGACAAATGAGCACTGATATTGGAGAGGTAAACAATGCACAAATCATGTTGAATTGTGACACTCAATCATCCCAACAAAGTCCACGTGAAGAACAAGCAAAGGGAACCAAGAGAAGATATTCTAATGCTGCTACACAAGCAGATCCAAGGGCCAGAAATTTAATTGGGGCTAACTATAATAATTTTCAGGCATACTACAATCTGATGTCGTGGGTGCATTTTCCGTACATatacaagaagaagaggacTGACAAGGCACACAATTCTACCATACCAAGCACCTCTTATCGTGTGAATATGGCAGAAAACGTTTGGAGACCATCAACATCTAGCTGCTTAACTTCTGGTCCTCAATTTAATGCTAGTAATGTTTCGCCTACACTTAGAGAAGCAGGGAAAATCCCTCAAGATAAACTGCAAGCTTTTGAGAATATTCTACCTTTGTATCATACTGAGAGGTCAACAAAGAGAAGATCTAGAGGTCCTACAAAGGTTCGTGACTTGGCTTCACTGACTAGGACACCAGAGCACATTTTGCACAGAGCCTATCTCACCAAACAACCACCAAGTGATTGTAATGGGCAAAGAGTTAATCACTATGACAGAAATCAGACATGCATTGATGCCCTAGTCACAGACGTGGGTGCAACACttgcaaaaaagaagaggacaAAGAGGCATCCACTTTCCACTTCGCAACGAAGTCTTGTAATATATAAGAACCAACCATTTTTCGCCACAGCATCAG GTGTTCCTCCAGAAGTAACATTTGAACAACTGCTTTCTGCTATCACTGAGCACTTCAAATGTTTGGACATACATAGAGAAAGTAGCAGATTTTCCTATCAAGGGTTTAATGTCATCTCTTCCTGTAAGACACAAAATCAAGAGCCCAACGCACTGGTTCTTTATAGAAGAGATGGCACTGTTGTACCATTTGACGGTTCTTTTGATCCAACTAAGAAACGTCGAGCACGACCTAAAGTTGACCTTGATCAAGAGACTGATAGAGTATGGAAGCTTTTGATGGATAATATAAATAGTGAAGGTATTGACGGAACAGATGAAGAGAAAGCAAGATGGTGGGAAGAAGAGCGTAGAGTGTTCCATGGACGTGCAGACTCTTTCATCGCACGAATGCATCTTGTGCAAG GGGATAGACGCTTCTCTCCATGGAAGGGTTCAGTTGTGGATTCAGTGGTTGGAGTTTTCCTTACTCAAAATGTCTCAGATCATCTGTCTAG CTCTGCATTCATGTCACTCGCTGCACATTTTCCCCTGAAGTCAAGGAGGAATGAAGATGCATGCCATGAAGAGGTTGGAAGCTTAGTAGTAGATGAACCAGCAGTCTGCATTAGTGAGAATTCAAACCAGCCAGCTTGTGACTGCAGTTCCATAACATTCCATGATAATGAGCATAGTGAAAAAAATGTTAACGGAAATGAGAACTCTGGAAGCACTACTGAGGGAGTTATCTCAACAACTGAATCAGAATGCAAGCTATTATATTCATCTGAACCTGGTCTAGTGAACAGGTCAACAACCAAGATCACAAGAACAGTATCTCATTGTTCCTTAGAGGAGGATATGAGAACAACATACGATGTAGCTTCATCTCAAAATTCTGTGGATTCTTCAACTTCTCAGACTGTGGAAAAGGCTGGATCATGCGAGAGCAACTCAGAAACAGAGGATCCACCTAATAGATGTGAAAAGAGCAGCTTGGATCACTCCACTTCGTTTGTAGAGCTTTTACAGAAGGCCGAATCAACTAGGGTGCATCAAGTTTACAGTCTCAAGAGCAGCTACATGTCATCTCATCTCACTTCAAACTGTGAAGGTTACCAACCTACATGTATGCAGCATACTGACCAAAGACATAATATAAACCGACAAGCAGCATCCCTAGCTGAGTGCTTTGATTTGTTCAGAGAAATAACCGAATTTTCTAAtactttaaaaaacaaatatgaagaCAGCCTTAGCGAAAGGAGTGCAGTAACAGCAGAATCTGCCAGTCAAGATACAGTACATAACGAGATGAGAGTGAATGTTCAAGAAGCACCAAGCTGTTCTAGAAAACCGTGCAATAACATTCAGGTAGGCAATAACATGGCCCAGTCTCAAATTGGGGTGGTTGGGAACTCAAATAATGTTGAAATATTTGCTCAGGAGCAAAACAATAAGATGCATCAAAGTTGCTTGAACACTTCTGGAGAGACCATAGATGTTCTGCAGAAAGTAGCAGAGTCAGATTTAAATGAGCAGGGTCATTCAATAAACAAGGAGGTCAGTAAGACGAAAGCTGCTACCTCAAAAACAAAGAGCACAAGAgctggaaaagagaaaaaagatcaGCTTGATTGGGacaaattaagaaaacaaGCAGAATCAAATGGaaggaaaagggaaaaaacagCAAACACAATGGATTCCTTGGATTGGGAAGCTGTAAGATGTGCAGATGTTAGTGAGATTGCCCAAACCATCAAAGAGCGAGGGATGAATAATATGCTTGCAGAAAGAATCAAG GATTTCCTTAACCGACTGGTTAGAGAACACGGTAGTGTTGATCTTGAATGGTTGAGGGATGTTCCACCTGACCAAGCAAA AGAGTTTCTGCTGAGCTTTCGTGGACTGGGGCTCAAAAGTGTGGAGTGTGTGCGGCTTTTGACACTGCACCATCTTGCTTTTCCG GTGGACACAAATGTTGGACGTATAGCTGTGCGGCTTGGATGGGTACCCCTACAGCCATTGCCTGAGTCACTGCAATTGCATCTTCTCGAACT GTACCCAGTGCTGGAATCCATTCAAAAATATTTGTGGCCACGACTGTGCAAGCTTGACCAAAGAACATT GTATGAGCTGCATTACCAGATGATAACATTTGGAAAG GTCTTCTGCACAAAAAGCAAACCAAATTGCAATGCATGTCCAATGAGAGGAGAATGTAGGCATTTTGCAAGTGCATTTGCGAG TGCAAGGCTTGCTCTTCCAGGGCCAGAGGAGAAAAGCATAGTGAGTGCAACTGAAGCCAGAACTACCTATACAAACCCTACTGAGATGAACAATAGAATGCCCTTGCCTCTTCCTCAGGCAACAAAACAGTTGGATGGATACCAGCAATTGGAAGCAAGCCAAGAATCAGAAGCAAAATCTGAATTTGGTAGATGTGAACCTATCATTGAAGAACCAGCAACACCAGAGCCAGACTGCACACAGATAGTAGAGGACATTGAAGACTTCTATGATGATCCTGACGAAATCCCTACAATTAAACTTAACATGGAAGAGTTCACTCAGAATTTACAAAACTATATGCAAGAAAACATGGAACTCCAAGACGGTGAAATGTCAAAAGCTTTAGTTTCTCTCACACCAGAAGCTGCATCTATTCCAACACCCAAGCTAAAGAATGTGAGCCGACTACGAACTGAACACCAAGT CTATGAACTTCCCGACACACACCCTCTTCTAGAACTG TTGCAGTTGGATAAGCGAGAACCAGATGATCCCTGCAATTACTTGTTGGCTATTTGGACACCAG GTGAAACTCCAAATTCCATTCAACCGCCAGAGAAGAGGTGTAGTTCTCaagaacttggaaaattgtgTGACGATAAGGAATGTTTCTCATGCAACAGTGAACGGGAAGCAAATTCACAAACAGTCCGAGGAACTCTCTTG ATACCATGTCGGACAGCAATGAGAGGGAGCTTTCCACTTAATGGCACATACTTTCAAGTTAACGAG GTATTTGCTGACCATGATTCGAGCCTTAACCCGCTTGATGTTCCAAGATCTTGGTTGTGGAAGCTAAATCGGAGAACGGTGTACTTCGGAACCTCTATACCAACGATATTTAAAG GGTTATCAACACCAGAAATTCAGCAATGCTTTTGGAGAG